A stretch of the Uranotaenia lowii strain MFRU-FL chromosome 3, ASM2978415v1, whole genome shotgun sequence genome encodes the following:
- the LOC129757295 gene encoding lebercilin-like protein isoform X1 — protein MSSMRSSISMRSMESLYSNKSSSFSALHRRKAAAARQPAIVIAAPSNDVRHRVMSARILRYKQLQNQLEVAHHQIAELTKDNRLLRALQKRQDSALSKYENTNAELPKLLHSHAEEIRTYQTKCRNLQNQNKELMNKLKQKDAHILTITDQNKHLIQLNKDKHLEERERLSDRVRDLEARLIEKDNDTKLLARRLQLESKNFKGQLQQEVLKQREIASKLERAHHEIQRLNSVLEIYEKRTPSMLLKNSNFLLKQAKPTSGRFHNGSPVKATYSVSVC, from the exons ATGTCCAGTATGCGGTCTTC GATATCTATGCGCAGCATGGAGAGTTTGTACTCCAACAAAAGTTCCAGCTTCTCGGCCTTGCATCGGCGAAAGGCAGCAGCTGCCAGGCAACCAGCCATCGTGATAGCAGCCCCCAGTAACGATGTCCGCCATCGGGTTATGTCGGCGCGTATATTACGCTACAAGCAACTGCAGAATCAACTGGAGGTGGCTCACCACCAGATAGCG GAGCTAACGAAAGATAATCGTCTTCTGAGGGCCCTGCAGAAACGGCAAGACTCGGCACTGTCCAAGTACGAAAACACCAACGCAGAACTGCCTAAACTGCTCCATTCGCACGCCGAAGAGATTAGAACGTATCAAACTAAATGTCGAAATCTACAAAACCAGAACAAGGAGTTGATGAACAAGCTGAAACAAAAAGATGCTCACATACTGACGATAACCGATCAGAACAAGCACCTTATTCAGCTGAACAAGGATAA GCACTTGGAAGAACGTGAGAGACTTTCCGATCGAGTCCGGGATCTTGAGGCTAGGTTGATTGAGAAGGATAACGATACCAAGCTACTTGCGAGACGATTACAACTAGagtcgaaaaatttcaaaggcCAACTGCAACAGGAAGTGCTAAAACAACGAGAAATTGCTAGTAAACTAGAGCGTGCTCATCATGAAATACAACGATTGAACTCTGTACTCGAG ATATATGAAAAACGGACTCCTTCTATGCTATTGAAAAATAGTAACTTTCTTCTGAAGCAAGCTAAACCAACATCTGGCAGGTTCCATAATGGATCACCCGTAAAAGCAACGTATTCGGTAAgcgtttgttaa
- the LOC129757295 gene encoding lebercilin-like protein isoform X2: MMRISMRSMESLYSNKSSSFSALHRRKAAAARQPAIVIAAPSNDVRHRVMSARILRYKQLQNQLEVAHHQIAELTKDNRLLRALQKRQDSALSKYENTNAELPKLLHSHAEEIRTYQTKCRNLQNQNKELMNKLKQKDAHILTITDQNKHLIQLNKDKHLEERERLSDRVRDLEARLIEKDNDTKLLARRLQLESKNFKGQLQQEVLKQREIASKLERAHHEIQRLNSVLEIYEKRTPSMLLKNSNFLLKQAKPTSGRFHNGSPVKATYSVSVC; encoded by the exons ATGATGAG GATATCTATGCGCAGCATGGAGAGTTTGTACTCCAACAAAAGTTCCAGCTTCTCGGCCTTGCATCGGCGAAAGGCAGCAGCTGCCAGGCAACCAGCCATCGTGATAGCAGCCCCCAGTAACGATGTCCGCCATCGGGTTATGTCGGCGCGTATATTACGCTACAAGCAACTGCAGAATCAACTGGAGGTGGCTCACCACCAGATAGCG GAGCTAACGAAAGATAATCGTCTTCTGAGGGCCCTGCAGAAACGGCAAGACTCGGCACTGTCCAAGTACGAAAACACCAACGCAGAACTGCCTAAACTGCTCCATTCGCACGCCGAAGAGATTAGAACGTATCAAACTAAATGTCGAAATCTACAAAACCAGAACAAGGAGTTGATGAACAAGCTGAAACAAAAAGATGCTCACATACTGACGATAACCGATCAGAACAAGCACCTTATTCAGCTGAACAAGGATAA GCACTTGGAAGAACGTGAGAGACTTTCCGATCGAGTCCGGGATCTTGAGGCTAGGTTGATTGAGAAGGATAACGATACCAAGCTACTTGCGAGACGATTACAACTAGagtcgaaaaatttcaaaggcCAACTGCAACAGGAAGTGCTAAAACAACGAGAAATTGCTAGTAAACTAGAGCGTGCTCATCATGAAATACAACGATTGAACTCTGTACTCGAG ATATATGAAAAACGGACTCCTTCTATGCTATTGAAAAATAGTAACTTTCTTCTGAAGCAAGCTAAACCAACATCTGGCAGGTTCCATAATGGATCACCCGTAAAAGCAACGTATTCGGTAAgcgtttgttaa
- the LOC129757295 gene encoding lebercilin-like protein isoform X3 produces the protein MRSMESLYSNKSSSFSALHRRKAAAARQPAIVIAAPSNDVRHRVMSARILRYKQLQNQLEVAHHQIAELTKDNRLLRALQKRQDSALSKYENTNAELPKLLHSHAEEIRTYQTKCRNLQNQNKELMNKLKQKDAHILTITDQNKHLIQLNKDKHLEERERLSDRVRDLEARLIEKDNDTKLLARRLQLESKNFKGQLQQEVLKQREIASKLERAHHEIQRLNSVLEIYEKRTPSMLLKNSNFLLKQAKPTSGRFHNGSPVKATYSVSVC, from the exons ATGCGCAGCATGGAGAGTTTGTACTCCAACAAAAGTTCCAGCTTCTCGGCCTTGCATCGGCGAAAGGCAGCAGCTGCCAGGCAACCAGCCATCGTGATAGCAGCCCCCAGTAACGATGTCCGCCATCGGGTTATGTCGGCGCGTATATTACGCTACAAGCAACTGCAGAATCAACTGGAGGTGGCTCACCACCAGATAGCG GAGCTAACGAAAGATAATCGTCTTCTGAGGGCCCTGCAGAAACGGCAAGACTCGGCACTGTCCAAGTACGAAAACACCAACGCAGAACTGCCTAAACTGCTCCATTCGCACGCCGAAGAGATTAGAACGTATCAAACTAAATGTCGAAATCTACAAAACCAGAACAAGGAGTTGATGAACAAGCTGAAACAAAAAGATGCTCACATACTGACGATAACCGATCAGAACAAGCACCTTATTCAGCTGAACAAGGATAA GCACTTGGAAGAACGTGAGAGACTTTCCGATCGAGTCCGGGATCTTGAGGCTAGGTTGATTGAGAAGGATAACGATACCAAGCTACTTGCGAGACGATTACAACTAGagtcgaaaaatttcaaaggcCAACTGCAACAGGAAGTGCTAAAACAACGAGAAATTGCTAGTAAACTAGAGCGTGCTCATCATGAAATACAACGATTGAACTCTGTACTCGAG ATATATGAAAAACGGACTCCTTCTATGCTATTGAAAAATAGTAACTTTCTTCTGAAGCAAGCTAAACCAACATCTGGCAGGTTCCATAATGGATCACCCGTAAAAGCAACGTATTCGGTAAgcgtttgttaa